In one window of Streptosporangiales bacterium DNA:
- the purL gene encoding phosphoribosylformylglycinamidine synthase subunit PurL → MTAPTDAQQLDTVERAAATPEVALPYGELGLTADEYQRIEQILGRRPTASELAMYSVMWSEHCSYKSSKVHLRTFGERAPASDALMVGIGENAGVVDIGQGYAVTFKAESHNHPSFVEPYQGAATGVGGIVRDILAMGARPVGVMDALRFGPAEAPDTSRVLPGVVAGVGGYGNCLGLPNIGGEVSFDPCYLGNPLVNALCVGVMRHEDVTLAKAPGPGNKVVLFGAKTGGDGIGGASVLASATFDGEGKPAKRPSVQIGDPFTEKLLIECSLELFRAGLIVGLQDLGAAGLSCATSELASAGTGGMDVVLDDVPLRDPSLTPEEILMSESQERMMAVVEPANVDAFLATCAKWEVEATVVGTVTDGGRLRISWHGQTIVDVEPGTVAHEGPVYQRPYERPSALDVSRANDPVVLPRPATGDELRSTLQRLVGSPELASKDWVTDQYDRYVLGNTVLATPDDAGVLRVDEESGLGVALALDGNGRYCALDPYVGAQLVLAEAYRNVAVKGARPVAVTDCLNFGSPEEPGVMWQFAETVRGLADGCLALGTPVTGGNVSFYNQTGEQQIHPTPVVGVLGVLDDVTDRLPVGFPEDDLLLYLVGTTREELGGSVWAHVEHGHLGGQPPLVDLAVERALGELMQRLTGGGLAQAAHDLSHGGLSQALVDSCLAGGRGATVALPAGIDPFVALFSESSGRVLVALRGDAEHEFIRHCRELSLPYEHLGAVTGDALRFREHEADLDGTPLFEVSLAQLREASTGTLPGLFG, encoded by the coding sequence ATGACGGCGCCGACGGACGCGCAACAGCTGGACACGGTCGAGCGGGCGGCGGCGACACCCGAGGTCGCGCTGCCGTATGGCGAGCTCGGCCTGACGGCGGACGAGTACCAGCGGATCGAGCAGATCCTCGGCCGGCGGCCCACCGCGAGCGAGCTGGCCATGTACTCGGTGATGTGGAGCGAGCACTGCTCGTACAAGTCGAGCAAGGTGCACCTGCGTACGTTCGGCGAGCGGGCGCCGGCGAGCGACGCGCTCATGGTCGGCATCGGCGAGAACGCCGGCGTCGTCGACATCGGCCAGGGATACGCGGTCACGTTCAAGGCGGAGTCGCACAACCACCCGTCGTTCGTGGAGCCGTACCAGGGCGCCGCCACCGGCGTCGGTGGGATCGTCCGCGACATCCTCGCCATGGGCGCCCGGCCGGTCGGGGTGATGGACGCGCTGCGGTTCGGCCCGGCCGAGGCACCGGACACCTCGCGCGTGTTGCCCGGCGTGGTCGCCGGCGTCGGCGGGTACGGCAACTGCCTCGGCCTGCCGAACATCGGCGGCGAGGTGTCTTTCGACCCGTGCTACCTCGGCAACCCGCTGGTGAACGCGCTGTGCGTCGGGGTGATGCGGCACGAGGACGTCACCCTCGCCAAGGCACCTGGCCCGGGCAACAAGGTGGTGCTGTTCGGCGCGAAGACCGGCGGCGACGGCATCGGCGGCGCGTCGGTGCTCGCGTCGGCGACGTTCGACGGCGAGGGCAAGCCGGCGAAGCGGCCGAGCGTGCAGATCGGTGACCCATTCACCGAGAAGCTGCTGATCGAGTGCTCGCTCGAGCTGTTCCGCGCCGGGCTGATCGTCGGCCTGCAGGACCTCGGCGCCGCCGGCCTGTCGTGCGCCACCAGCGAGCTCGCGTCCGCGGGCACCGGCGGCATGGACGTCGTACTCGACGACGTGCCGCTGCGCGACCCGTCGCTCACGCCGGAAGAGATCCTGATGAGCGAGTCGCAGGAGCGGATGATGGCGGTCGTCGAGCCGGCCAACGTCGACGCGTTCCTGGCCACCTGCGCCAAGTGGGAGGTTGAGGCGACCGTCGTCGGCACGGTCACCGACGGCGGCCGGCTGCGGATCAGCTGGCACGGGCAGACCATTGTGGACGTCGAGCCTGGCACCGTCGCGCACGAGGGGCCGGTGTACCAGCGGCCGTACGAGCGACCGTCCGCGCTCGACGTCAGCCGGGCGAACGACCCGGTGGTGCTGCCGCGGCCCGCCACCGGCGACGAGCTGCGGTCGACCCTGCAGCGGCTGGTCGGGTCGCCGGAGCTCGCGAGCAAGGACTGGGTGACCGACCAGTACGACAGGTACGTGCTCGGCAACACCGTGCTCGCCACGCCGGACGACGCCGGCGTGCTGCGGGTGGACGAGGAGTCCGGGCTCGGCGTCGCGCTCGCGCTCGACGGCAACGGCAGGTACTGCGCGCTCGACCCGTACGTCGGGGCGCAGCTGGTGCTCGCCGAGGCGTACCGGAACGTGGCGGTCAAGGGCGCCCGGCCGGTTGCGGTCACCGACTGCCTGAACTTCGGCTCCCCGGAGGAGCCCGGCGTGATGTGGCAGTTCGCCGAGACCGTCCGCGGCCTCGCCGACGGCTGCCTGGCGTTGGGCACGCCGGTGACCGGCGGCAACGTGAGCTTCTACAACCAGACGGGGGAGCAGCAGATCCACCCCACCCCGGTGGTCGGCGTGCTCGGCGTGCTCGACGACGTCACCGACCGGCTGCCCGTCGGCTTCCCCGAGGACGACCTGCTGCTCTACCTGGTGGGCACGACCAGGGAGGAGCTCGGCGGGTCGGTGTGGGCGCACGTCGAGCACGGCCACCTCGGTGGTCAGCCGCCGCTGGTCGACCTGGCGGTCGAGCGGGCGCTCGGCGAGCTGATGCAGCGGCTGACCGGCGGCGGCCTGGCGCAGGCGGCGCACGACCTGTCGCACGGCGGGCTGTCGCAGGCGCTGGTGGACAGCTGCCTGGCCGGCGGTCGCGGCGCAACCGTCGCGTTGCCGGCGGGCATCGACCCGTTCGTCGCCCTGTTCAGTGAGTCGAGCGGCCGGGTGCTCGTAGCGCTGCGCGGCGACGCCGAGCACGAGTTCATCCGGCACTGCCGTGAGCTGAGCCTCCCGTACGAGCACCTCGGCGCGGTAACCGGCGACGCGCTGCGCTTCCGCGAGCACGAGGCCGACCTGGACGGCACCCCGCTGTTCGAGGTCTCGCTGGCGCAGCTGCGCGAAGCGTCCACGGGCACGCTGCCCGGCCTGTTCGGCTAG
- the purQ gene encoding phosphoribosylformylglycinamidine synthase subunit PurQ, with translation MPSLESSVSSPRVGVVTFPGSLDDGDARRAVRLAGAEPVALWHGDDDLHGVDAVVLPGGFSYGDYLRCGAIARFAPVMNSLIAAAGRGLPVLGICNGFQVLCEAHLLPGALVANDHQHFVCRDQRLRIETARTAWTSGYTDGQQVVIPLKNGEGGYVADDATLDRLEGEGRVVGRYLEVNPNGSARDIAGVCNEAGNVVGLMPHPEHAVDELTGPTTDGLPIFASVLTRLVEVSA, from the coding sequence ATCCCGAGCCTGGAGTCTTCGGTGTCGTCACCTCGCGTTGGCGTGGTCACTTTCCCCGGGTCGCTCGACGATGGCGACGCCCGCCGGGCGGTACGGTTGGCCGGCGCAGAACCGGTCGCCCTCTGGCACGGCGACGACGACCTGCACGGGGTCGACGCGGTCGTGCTCCCCGGCGGCTTCTCGTACGGCGACTACCTCCGCTGCGGCGCGATCGCCAGGTTCGCGCCTGTGATGAACTCGCTGATCGCCGCGGCCGGCCGCGGGCTGCCGGTGCTTGGGATCTGCAACGGCTTCCAGGTGCTGTGTGAGGCGCACCTGCTGCCAGGTGCGCTCGTGGCCAACGACCACCAGCACTTCGTCTGCCGCGACCAGCGGCTGCGGATCGAGACCGCGCGCACGGCGTGGACCAGCGGCTACACGGACGGCCAGCAGGTCGTCATCCCGCTGAAGAACGGGGAAGGCGGCTACGTCGCCGACGACGCGACCCTGGACCGGCTGGAGGGTGAGGGCCGGGTCGTCGGCAGGTACCTCGAGGTGAACCCGAACGGCTCCGCCCGCGACATCGCGGGCGTCTGCAACGAGGCGGGCAACGTGGTCGGCCTGATGCCGCACCCGGAGCACGCGGTCGACGAGCTGACCGGCCCGACCACCGACGGCCTGCCGATCTTCGCCTCGGTGCTGACCCGACTGGTGGAGGTCTCCGCTTGA
- the purS gene encoding phosphoribosylformylglycinamidine synthase subunit PurS has translation MARVVVDVMLKPELLDPQGQAIAKALERLGHAGVTSVRQGKRFELEVEGEADAAALERVRGIADTLLANPVIEDFTVRAEP, from the coding sequence ATGGCCCGCGTCGTGGTCGATGTCATGCTGAAGCCCGAGCTGCTCGATCCGCAGGGGCAGGCAATCGCGAAGGCGCTCGAACGGCTCGGGCACGCCGGTGTCACGTCGGTGCGGCAGGGCAAGCGGTTCGAGCTGGAGGTCGAGGGCGAGGCCGACGCCGCCGCGCTCGAACGGGTCCGCGGCATCGCCGACACGTTGCTCGCCAACCCGGTGATCGAGGACTTCACCGTCCGCGCCGAGCCGTGA
- a CDS encoding methyltransferase domain-containing protein: MTSTTTRAIVLLRLGIRRGDGPRTERILGCVSDAVTGARPSPNIWRHPRTYEKENEGVDPDGAIEQAIREIRDWAGANVLDVGCGTGYHLPWFAASAARVVGVEPHHGLVAAARRRCAGLPNVRVRAGVAQALPVPDRSVDVAHARWAYFFGPGCEPGLAELSRVMRRDGVAFVIDNDATRSTFGGWFRRTFPRYDPRAVEDFWARRGWTRHTVDMRWQFADRADFEAVVGIEFNPQVAAEVIAEHQGTGVDYAVNLWWRRF, encoded by the coding sequence ATGACATCGACCACGACGCGGGCCATCGTTCTCCTTCGGCTGGGCATTCGGCGCGGGGACGGTCCTCGCACTGAGCGTATCCTCGGCTGCGTGTCCGACGCCGTCACGGGTGCCCGCCCGAGCCCGAACATCTGGCGCCATCCGCGTACCTACGAGAAGGAGAACGAGGGCGTCGACCCGGACGGCGCGATCGAGCAGGCGATACGCGAGATCCGCGACTGGGCCGGCGCGAACGTGCTCGACGTCGGCTGCGGCACCGGCTACCACCTGCCCTGGTTCGCGGCGTCGGCCGCACGCGTCGTCGGGGTCGAGCCGCACCACGGGCTGGTCGCCGCGGCCCGCCGCCGGTGTGCGGGGCTGCCGAACGTGCGGGTAAGGGCCGGCGTCGCGCAGGCGCTGCCGGTGCCGGACCGGTCGGTGGACGTCGCGCATGCGCGGTGGGCGTACTTCTTCGGCCCCGGCTGCGAGCCCGGGCTGGCCGAGCTCAGCCGGGTGATGCGGCGCGACGGGGTGGCGTTCGTCATCGACAACGACGCCACGCGGAGCACGTTCGGCGGCTGGTTCAGGCGCACGTTCCCCCGGTACGACCCGCGAGCGGTGGAGGACTTCTGGGCGCGCCGCGGCTGGACCAGGCACACCGTCGACATGCGTTGGCAGTTCGCCGACCGGGCGGACTTCGAGGCGGTGGTCGGGATCGAGTTCAACCCGCAGGTGGCCGCGGAGGTCATCGCGGAGCACCAGGGGACGGGCGTCGACTACGCCGTCAACCTGTGGTGGCGCCGGTTCTGA
- a CDS encoding GAF domain-containing protein, giving the protein MLGAQVRALVADSWRRCADGGVDPESAAPLELVGDELDEYRQASPMAAVLPIVRELLVDDAHDNSFIVVISDGNGRVLWVEGDHRLRAGGEHVNLVEGANWREDLAGTNAAGTALLLDQPLQVAGAEHFKRKVQPWNCAAAPVHDPSTGLVLGTVDVTGAGPVALPNALTMVKAVVAAAEGELRLRQLIGAGRHAAGRLKMPPPIVPSARLEVLGTDAAVLHMPARTTRLSQRHGELLLLLAMHPEGLTAEQLSVRLHEHDVQSVTIRAEMSRLRRILGGAFLASRPYRILERLDTDIDDLRRALDRGAFTEALDLYAGPVLPRSESPTIIEAREEIRRHLRDTLLGHASPEVLLRYAEDSDGREDVEVWQACLDRLPADSPTYSRVRSQLHWLHRQLSIAT; this is encoded by the coding sequence ATGCTCGGCGCGCAGGTGCGTGCACTCGTCGCCGACTCGTGGCGGCGGTGTGCCGACGGTGGCGTCGACCCGGAGAGCGCCGCGCCGCTCGAGCTGGTCGGTGACGAGCTCGACGAGTACCGACAGGCCAGCCCGATGGCCGCGGTACTGCCCATCGTCAGGGAGCTGCTCGTCGACGATGCACACGACAACTCGTTCATCGTGGTCATCAGCGATGGAAACGGGCGCGTGCTGTGGGTCGAGGGCGATCACCGGCTGCGCGCCGGTGGTGAGCACGTCAACCTGGTCGAGGGCGCGAACTGGCGCGAGGACCTCGCAGGTACCAACGCGGCCGGCACGGCGTTGCTCCTCGACCAGCCGCTCCAGGTGGCGGGTGCCGAGCACTTCAAGCGCAAGGTCCAGCCCTGGAACTGCGCGGCCGCACCCGTGCACGACCCGTCGACCGGCCTGGTGCTCGGCACGGTGGACGTCACCGGCGCCGGCCCGGTCGCCCTGCCGAACGCGCTGACCATGGTGAAGGCCGTGGTCGCCGCGGCGGAAGGCGAGCTGCGGCTGCGCCAGTTGATCGGCGCGGGCCGGCACGCGGCCGGCCGCCTGAAGATGCCGCCACCGATCGTGCCGAGTGCACGGCTGGAGGTACTCGGTACTGACGCCGCCGTGCTCCACATGCCGGCCCGCACGACGCGGCTCAGCCAGCGGCACGGCGAGCTGCTGCTGCTGTTGGCCATGCACCCGGAGGGCCTGACGGCCGAGCAGTTGTCCGTACGGCTGCACGAGCACGACGTGCAGTCGGTGACGATCAGGGCGGAGATGTCGCGGTTGCGGCGCATCCTCGGCGGGGCGTTCCTCGCCTCCCGCCCGTACCGCATCCTGGAGCGGCTCGACACGGACATCGACGACCTGCGCCGCGCGCTCGATCGCGGTGCGTTCACCGAGGCGCTCGACCTGTACGCGGGACCGGTGCTCCCGCGGTCGGAGTCGCCGACGATCATCGAGGCGCGGGAGGAGATCCGGCGCCATCTCAGGGACACCCTGCTCGGCCACGCCTCGCCCGAGGTGCTGCTGCGCTACGCGGAGGACTCCGACGGGCGCGAGGACGTCGAGGTGTGGCAGGCCTGCCTCGACCGGTTGCCGGCCGATTCGCCGACGTACAGCAGAGTGCGCAGCCAGCTGCACTGGTTGCACCGTCAACTGTCTATCGCAACCTAG
- a CDS encoding helix-turn-helix domain-containing protein, with translation MPTGPTTSTKGILQPKQAAEHIDLRRYPAAPDVGRFVERYWAVHWSLGPGESYAVRLISHPCVNVTFLDGVGAQVHGVGTTTSTHPLSGSGSVFGVKFRPGGFRAFADRPVAALTDRSLPMRELFGPAADGLAATVAEIDTDGRRVEVVEVVEEFLRRRLPAAADATYLRLTEMAAVMLEDRSITRVGHVADRFGMSVRSLQRVFHKYVGVGPKWMIRRYRLHDGAELLATDKSADVASLAVQLGWFDQAHFTRDFRAHVGASPVEYAMACAAAEDRKPLALLGS, from the coding sequence GTGCCGACCGGCCCGACCACGAGTACGAAGGGCATCCTGCAGCCCAAACAGGCCGCCGAGCACATCGACCTGCGGCGGTACCCGGCCGCGCCCGACGTCGGACGCTTCGTGGAGCGCTACTGGGCGGTGCACTGGAGCCTCGGGCCCGGCGAGAGCTACGCGGTGCGGCTGATCTCGCATCCTTGCGTGAACGTCACCTTCCTCGACGGTGTCGGCGCCCAGGTGCACGGGGTGGGCACGACCACGTCCACCCACCCGTTGTCAGGCTCCGGCTCGGTGTTCGGCGTGAAGTTCCGGCCCGGCGGGTTCCGGGCATTCGCGGACCGTCCGGTGGCAGCGCTCACCGACAGGTCGCTGCCGATGCGCGAGTTGTTCGGGCCGGCCGCGGACGGGCTCGCGGCGACCGTTGCGGAAATCGATACCGACGGCCGCCGGGTCGAGGTGGTCGAGGTGGTCGAGGAGTTCCTGCGCCGCCGGCTGCCCGCCGCCGCCGACGCGACGTACCTCCGGCTGACCGAGATGGCCGCGGTGATGTTGGAGGACCGGTCCATCACCCGGGTCGGTCACGTCGCCGACCGCTTCGGGATGTCCGTGCGCTCGTTACAGCGCGTATTTCATAAGTACGTCGGCGTTGGTCCGAAATGGATGATCAGGCGCTACCGACTGCACGACGGCGCCGAGCTGCTCGCGACCGACAAGAGTGCCGACGTCGCCAGTTTGGCGGTACAACTCGGGTGGTTCGACCAGGCGCATTTCACCCGCGATTTCCGTGCACATGTCGGCGCGTCCCCGGTGGAATATGCGATGGCCTGCGCCGCCGCCGAAGACCGGAAACCGCTGGCGCTTCTCGGTAGCTGA
- a CDS encoding VOC family protein, producing the protein MPFVLVVGPVGTAVTLPLLGGVAFLQDAGNERDEDRPHRQYSRPTTTPGEATPVTTSDDIPLPAGYRSLTPFIVVTNAAKAIEFYQQVFDAEVISRNDTPDGKVAHAELRIGDSMLQLGDPNPAFGLVSPGTDDQGSASLALYCADADATVARAVAAGATLREPVQDFVTGDRFGSILDPYGRRWAVMTRIEDISRGEAQRRVDEWLAAQQ; encoded by the coding sequence ATGCCCTTCGTACTCGTGGTCGGGCCGGTCGGCACCGCCGTCACGCTCCCTCTACTCGGCGGTGTCGCGTTCTTACAAGACGCAGGGAACGAACGCGACGAGGATCGACCTCATCGACAGTACTCCCGCCCTACGACGACACCAGGAGAAGCAACCCCCGTGACCACATCCGACGACATCCCGCTGCCAGCCGGTTACCGCAGCCTCACGCCGTTCATCGTCGTCACCAACGCGGCGAAGGCGATCGAGTTCTACCAGCAGGTTTTCGACGCCGAGGTGATCAGCCGCAACGACACCCCCGACGGCAAGGTCGCGCACGCGGAGCTGCGGATCGGCGACTCGATGCTGCAGCTCGGCGACCCGAACCCTGCCTTCGGGCTGGTCTCGCCCGGCACCGACGACCAGGGCTCGGCGTCGCTGGCGCTCTACTGCGCGGACGCCGACGCCACCGTCGCCCGTGCCGTGGCCGCGGGTGCAACCCTGCGCGAACCGGTGCAAGACTTCGTGACCGGCGACCGGTTCGGGAGCATCCTGGACCCGTACGGCCGGCGCTGGGCGGTCATGACGCGCATCGAGGACATCTCCCGCGGGGAGGCGCAGCGGCGCGTCGACGAGTGGCTCGCGGCGCAGCAGTAG
- a CDS encoding DUF1697 domain-containing protein produces MARYAALLRGINLGRTRKVPMADLRALLDRLGYRDVWTVLNSGNAVFTGDDMEPADLEKELEAALAAEFAMDVPCLVRTADEMRATVADNPLGQIATNGSRLMAHFLSVPPEPAVLAAHDPVELDPERVRVGDRVIYQWCPDGLVAAPPVGDFVAKHLGVTVTTRNWNTVTKLGDLLDS; encoded by the coding sequence ATGGCGAGGTACGCGGCGCTGCTGCGGGGCATCAACCTCGGCCGCACGCGTAAGGTCCCCATGGCCGACCTCCGCGCCCTGCTCGACCGGCTCGGCTACCGCGACGTGTGGACCGTGCTGAACAGTGGCAACGCCGTCTTCACCGGCGACGACATGGAACCGGCGGACCTGGAGAAGGAGCTCGAAGCCGCCCTCGCGGCGGAGTTCGCCATGGACGTGCCGTGCCTCGTACGTACGGCCGACGAGATGCGCGCCACGGTCGCGGACAACCCGCTTGGCCAGATCGCCACCAACGGCTCGCGGCTGATGGCACATTTCCTTTCCGTACCTCCGGAGCCGGCTGTCCTCGCCGCCCACGACCCGGTCGAGCTCGACCCGGAGCGGGTCCGCGTCGGCGACCGGGTGATCTACCAGTGGTGCCCGGACGGGCTGGTGGCCGCCCCTCCGGTCGGCGACTTCGTCGCCAAGCACCTCGGGGTCACCGTGACCACGAGGAACTGGAACACCGTCACCAAGCTCGGTGACCTGCTCGACAGCTGA
- a CDS encoding TIGR03086 family protein, which yields MVATEPLALLDRALDQTERVIAGIRPDQAHLPTPCSSWDVRALVGHLVDVLGTFAARARGESPGMPASAADPGDDWPGAFRARADELLAAWQAAGDLDRKVDLGIGELPLRFVIDQQVTECAAHTWDLVTATGQRADLDPEIAEHALDWARGALQPAFRGTEAEGKAFGPEVQVPADAPAYDRLAAFFGRQAG from the coding sequence ATCGTGGCGACCGAACCGCTGGCCCTGCTTGACCGCGCACTCGACCAGACCGAGCGGGTCATCGCGGGCATCCGTCCCGACCAGGCCCACCTACCGACCCCGTGCAGTTCGTGGGACGTGCGGGCGCTGGTCGGCCACCTGGTGGACGTGCTTGGCACCTTCGCCGCCCGGGCACGGGGCGAGTCCCCCGGCATGCCCGCATCGGCCGCCGACCCCGGCGACGACTGGCCGGGTGCGTTCCGCGCACGGGCCGACGAGCTGCTCGCCGCCTGGCAGGCCGCGGGCGACCTGGACCGCAAGGTGGACCTGGGCATCGGCGAGCTGCCGCTGCGGTTCGTCATCGACCAGCAGGTGACCGAGTGCGCCGCGCACACCTGGGACCTGGTCACCGCCACCGGACAGCGCGCCGACCTGGATCCCGAGATCGCCGAGCACGCGCTCGACTGGGCCCGCGGCGCGCTGCAGCCGGCGTTCCGCGGCACGGAGGCCGAGGGCAAGGCGTTCGGCCCTGAGGTGCAGGTGCCGGCGGACGCACCGGCGTACGACCGGCTGGCCGCGTTCTTCGGCCGCCAGGCGGGCTGA
- a CDS encoding adenylosuccinate lyase, with protein sequence MTGAPLPNVLATRYASAAMTRLWSAEHKVVLERRLWLAVLRAQRELGVEVPDGVLEAYDRVAEQVDLASIVERERHTRHDVKARIDEFSALAGHEHVHKGMTSRDLTENVEQLQVRDALGIVRDRVVATLVRLTALAGEHAELVMVGRSHNVPAQATTLGKRFANAAQELLVAYDRIDELLRRYPLRGLKGPMGTAQDQLDLLGGDEAKLADLEAAVARHLGFAQVLTSVGQVYPRSLDHDVLSALVQAGAAPASLATTVRLMAGQELATEGFQPGQVGSSAMPHKMNARSCERVCGLQVVLRGYQSMTAELAGGQWAEGDVSCSVVRRVALPDAFFAADGMYQTFLTVLDEFGAYPAVIDRELRRYLPFLATTKVLMAAVKKGVGREQAHEAIKEHAVAVALAMREQGQEGNDLLDRLAADDRLPLDRAELDQVLADPLTFTGAAAAQVSTVLTRVDEIAKSHPEAASYAPEPIL encoded by the coding sequence ATGACCGGTGCCCCGCTCCCGAACGTGCTCGCCACCCGCTACGCGTCCGCCGCCATGACGCGGCTGTGGTCGGCGGAGCACAAGGTCGTGCTCGAACGCCGGCTGTGGCTGGCCGTGCTCCGCGCGCAGCGCGAGCTCGGCGTCGAAGTGCCGGACGGGGTGCTCGAGGCGTACGACCGGGTGGCCGAGCAGGTCGACCTGGCCTCGATCGTCGAGCGGGAACGTCACACCAGGCACGACGTGAAGGCCCGCATCGACGAGTTCAGCGCGCTCGCCGGCCACGAGCACGTGCACAAGGGCATGACCTCGCGCGACCTGACCGAGAACGTCGAGCAGCTGCAGGTACGCGACGCGCTCGGCATCGTCAGGGACCGGGTGGTCGCGACGCTCGTACGGCTGACGGCGCTCGCGGGTGAGCACGCCGAGCTGGTCATGGTCGGCCGCAGCCACAACGTCCCCGCGCAGGCGACGACGTTGGGCAAGCGGTTCGCCAACGCCGCGCAGGAGCTGCTCGTCGCGTACGACCGGATCGACGAGCTGCTGCGCCGGTACCCGCTGCGCGGCCTCAAGGGCCCGATGGGCACCGCGCAGGACCAGCTCGACCTGCTCGGCGGCGACGAGGCGAAGCTCGCCGACCTGGAGGCGGCCGTCGCCAGACACCTCGGCTTCGCGCAGGTGCTGACCAGCGTCGGCCAGGTGTACCCGCGGTCGCTCGACCACGACGTGCTCTCGGCGCTTGTACAGGCAGGGGCCGCGCCGGCCAGCCTCGCCACCACCGTCCGGCTGATGGCCGGCCAGGAGCTGGCCACCGAGGGCTTCCAGCCCGGCCAGGTGGGCTCGTCGGCGATGCCGCACAAGATGAACGCCAGGTCGTGCGAGCGGGTGTGCGGGCTGCAGGTGGTGCTGCGCGGCTACCAGTCGATGACCGCCGAGCTGGCCGGCGGCCAGTGGGCGGAGGGCGACGTGTCGTGCTCCGTTGTGCGCCGGGTGGCGCTGCCGGACGCGTTCTTCGCCGCGGACGGCATGTACCAGACGTTCCTCACGGTGCTCGACGAGTTCGGCGCGTACCCGGCGGTGATCGACCGGGAGCTGCGCCGCTACCTGCCGTTCCTCGCCACCACGAAGGTGCTGATGGCGGCGGTGAAGAAGGGCGTAGGCAGAGAGCAGGCACACGAGGCGATCAAGGAGCACGCGGTCGCCGTCGCGCTCGCCATGCGGGAGCAGGGCCAGGAGGGCAACGACCTGCTCGACCGGCTCGCCGCCGACGACCGGCTGCCGCTCGACCGCGCCGAGCTCGACCAGGTGCTAGCCGACCCGCTGACCTTCACCGGCGCGGCCGCCGCCCAGGTGTCCACCGTCCTCACCCGCGTGGACGAGATCGCCAAGTCCCACCCCGAGGCCGCGAGCTACGCCCCCGAACCGATCCTCTGA